In Carassius auratus strain Wakin chromosome 41, ASM336829v1, whole genome shotgun sequence, the DNA window TATTTCAGACAGTTTGGGGGGCATGATCAATGTGTCTCTGCAGAGGGGCATTACCTTGTATGAGTCAAACTTCTCTAATGGAGTACTGTCCAAAACGTGAGTGTGAGGCATTTTGTAtaagatatatatagatatataaacatagacacctagtggtgtggatgttgcatcataaaaaaaacaaggtTTTCAGACCTCATTGGAGAAATATGTTATTCACAGTCAGCCATGGTTAATTTATTCAATGAGTTAAAATAGCCACTAACAGGAGGGCCACAAAATAATAGCATTAAGGcctccataatatatatatatatatatatatatatatatatatatatatatataattaaaaaacgttttttttttttttttgtaaacagcgGTTCCTTGTCAGATAAACGGCTTATCTTCCACAGAGGtaataacttatttttccctGTAGTTATTCCTATAGATATTATTTGGGTTCATTGCAAATTGAATCTAGTAACATTAATTTTGGCTTTGCACTGGATGAATTTATTTGTAATACTATTTCTTAAACTGCAAAATGCCTAATACCAGGATTGAGCCTGCATGTCAGCGTTGAGTCATAAATTAGAGTTTATCTAACCCACAGTTACACCTGCTACATGATCCTCACACCTTAAACATGCTGTTAGTGCCTATTTGTAATTATACATGGCTAGAAGATAAACACTAACCGCTGAAAACTAACAATTCTATCTGAGGTGTGAGAAAGTATGATTTTCATTTGTCTGAGCAAGATCTGTTCTCTTCCATGCGCAGACTGTGACAGGGAGCTAACGGTGGTGGCCTATAACACTTCTTCAGTGTGGGAGGAGGTGAACAGATTTGGTCAGAGGGTCTTATGGTCTCCAGGACACGGGGGATCTCAGTGGGCTGCGAGCTCTGGGGATCAGCAGCCATGGATGGAGATAGAGCTGTGGAACAAGAGTAGTGTCATAGGTCAGAGTTCAGCCTCTAATAATCACTGTGCAAACCTCTGCTGAGCTATTACAGCAATAGTAAGTGTTACAgaagcaaaataagaaaaaaatcgaATGTTTACATCTGCTCTCAGGCATCGTGACAAAGGGTACGCCACATTACTACATTGAGTCTTACACCCTCATGTTCAGCAAAGACCGCAAAAACTGGAAAGTCTACAAAGTGGCATCGAGCAAAGATAAGAAGGTACGTAATGCTACACATTTAAACAGGAAAGGGAATTAATAAACAGCACAGTTGGACACAGGAACACATTCTTTGTGAACAGATCCTAATAGTTCTGTTTTTATGTACATTGCCAGGTATTTATTTTATGACAGTGATAACTCCACCCTGCATCATGTTGGTTGActgaaatgtgaccctggactacaaaacgaGTCTTaattcgctggggtatatttgtagcaattgccaaaaatacattgtatgggtcaaaattatggatttttcttttatgccagaaatcattaggatattaagtaaagatcatgttccatgaagatatgtaGTACATTTcccactgtaaataaattaaaacttatttttttatttgtaatatgcatcgttaagaacttcatttgaacaaatttaaaagtgattttcttagtatttagatttttttggacCCTCAGATTCTAGATATTCATATAGTCGTATCTCGGCCAGAtattgtcctgtcctaacaaacaatacatcaatggagagcatatttattcagccttcatatgatgtataaatctcaaattcgtaaaaatgtacccttatgactggttttgtggtccatgggcACAAATCTTATCAAGTGTCATAACTAATTTTGAAATGTTGTGTTTCGTACCGTGTCATACCTCTTCACGAAATATATgctttttgtagcatttttgctttcaaaaaacatttttaaggtgAAGTCAGCTTGTGTTATACCTTAATCACCAGAAAAACGTCCACAAAGACACGATTCCTATCTTCCTCTGAGCCAGGTTACAACAATTTGTTCAATTCTtagctgattttttttaacatgtatgaatgattctgaaaatatTATGTTAAACCTAATATATTCACATTCTTATTTTgtggtggaaaaaaaaatgtgcatgctgTTAGATAATATTTTTGGCAAATCAGCAGCATTTCAGTATGCATGGCTGCGTTATCTTCTATTTTCATATGTAAGAAAATTCTGTATATTTGAAGGTGTTTGAGGCCCATTCTGACGGTCATGTGACGGTACTCAACAGTCTGATTCCTCCAGTAGTAGCACGCTACCTCCTCCTGAAACCCCAGAGGTGGCATATAAGGGCTTCTGCACTGGTTCAAGTGCTGGGGTGCCCTTCTGCCCCCCGTTCCGGAGATGGTAAGGGTCTGCCCCAGAATCTCTTTTAAGTTCCTTTATGCCACGTAAacttcagtttaaatatttttatagtacaaGACAAGTACAATTTTTATAATACAAGACCATTGTATTAGTCACATTCCAGGCCCACTGTAGTAAACCTTGTCTTTTAAACCTGTGATGAATTCTCTCAATTTTAAAAGCAGGATTGAATACTGGAAAGCCAGTTGTCACAGAGACTGTGCCTCTAGACACACTCTCCACTGAAGGTCCTGTCGTCACAAGAAGCTCAGGTGAGGTGAATTTGTAAGGTAATCTGCTAATACTAACATAATATGTAAACTCAAAGtagatttgtttttgtaaagactaaagcttttattattattccctTCAGGCCCCAGTCAAGCAATGATATTAGTGGCAGGCATGGTTTTGGGAGCCGCTCTGTGTGTGGGTTGCCTTTTAGCTGGCCTTATTTGGTGGAGAAGGTAACACACTAATTGTtccctataattttttttttttattaaaaaaggaaaacaataagAGCATGATGTAAACACAACAAGTACTGTGACAGATTGTCACAGCAACCTTTATGAATAAAAAGCATTGGAAATGTATGATTCAGTTCCATAACTGTTCTACATAAGTAAATGTTATGTAAGttgttatattaaatgttattttatcttaatctgtggtttgtaaaaaaaaaaaatgtgttttgtttttttatcaatagcactacattttaattaaatattgtatcATTTGTTATGCTCTGTTGTATTAATTATCATATAAATCTATACTCAATAATTGGATATACACTTTTGAatcatttttcttcatttaaaatcattttatttatttttttatttaaagaaaaaactatTGTTAGTtgttatattaatgttatttccCCATGCTATATTTggttaaatgtaactttttttataggaaataaaatgtatagaaaatagaattgtattatttcctttctttttattttggggtgaaatatggcCTATACATACTCTTGACAGGGTTTGTGATATTtacctgtttttcttttttttttttcagaaaaaaaactgcacaaattaAGAAATGCTGTGTTGACCAAGGTATCTCTAGCcctgttttttttccatttctctaTGTGTTGTTGGTGTTTCCAGACTGACTTTCTTTGTCTCTTCTTAAGGCTGTCAGGGTTTCCACGGGAAGAAGCTTCCGTGCACAAACCCCGAGCTTGTATCTTACCCTCTGGTTCGGAACATCCACGATGCCCTTCCCAACCCTCCTCTCAATGGTAAGACATCCACAGGGCTTTTCAACCCAGTATAGCAATGAATGCCGAAATTCACGAAGGAATGTTTCAAACGACAAACGAGACAAGGCAGTGTTTGTCGAGAGGACGCCGCTGGGTACAACAGTTCTCAGAATCAGATCAACAGCCCTCAGACATCGCAGTAATATATAGCAGTGAATAAGAGGGTTAATGTGGCTCAAACAGCAggacagaaacagagagaaagccAAGTAGTCATTCTGACCCCTTTGTTTGCTCGCCCCACTCTGTGTGCTTCTGCTCAGCTGAGTTGCCAGTGCAACTCAGAAGAGACATGACAAGCGAATGGCTTTCATTCTGAGCTCATTCCTCTATGTGCCCCTGCCCAACAGTTGCTCAGTGGCAGCATAAACATGTCTTTCTTTCGTTGGCGGTGCTTCCCTAAAAGAGTACTTTAATTGGAGCCTAAATTAGGGGCATTCAAGCCAGAAGAACACCCTCCTCACCACCCACTGGCCAACAGACCCTTCAGTAAGGGGTTCTGGGACGAGGTGGACAGAGGGTCAGTGGTCAGGACAATCAGAGTCCTTTCTAACGTCGCTTCAATTAAAAGAGCTTTGCCCTCTTAGCATTCCAGCTGAGTGAGTGAAGGactgagagagggagaggaaacTTGGGGCCCCTTTCATAGCCCAAACTGCTGTTGGCCACAGTTCAGTGGTTGAGCAGTGGGATCATGCGGGAACTCATTAAAGGGggcatatgatgcgatttcaatttttcctttttctttggagtgttacaagctcttgtaAAGGTGCAAAGTTTCTAAAGTTTCaattccaaagagatattctttataaaagttaagagtcaaccacacttACTTAAAATGggtcattctaacacgcccccacatgtctatgtcacgatgtgggaagatttgcataacaccgcccagatgttcatgcaaagaaagaaggcgtaacttttattctcactgttgctgCAACtgccaccatgttgtggagacgctgtgtgtttatAGCAATTTTCCACAACGATTACAACAATTTGTGCAGCGCATTTAGTGGATgaggaggactgtttcctgttagagtagcctacaatgccagaGTCTATTTCTATTAAGTGAGGCAACTTTGAAAGGACAGTCTAGCACTTCTGAGACACAGGATGAAGGATAATCTAAGGGAGGGTTTATACACTCTAACTTGTTTATGATTGGTCGATAATTGAGGggtttaaagtattatttttaatttcataagtaataacaaaaataatttcaatgtAATATTTAATCTTAGATTTTTACACAtatgtaaaacattaaatatacacGATAGAAATTTCGGATtctatttcattacattttctaatgaaaaacatgaaaaacaagtgttattttgtttattatattattattttttatattagaattaaaataaattaaaatctaatttgtaaaatttatcaaatgtttaaatggaacagttttaaacagttaaaatggactgtgtttttaatataatttttatttgaataaattataatgttttattattttaacatttaaaataaatacaattaaaataataaaatacatataaatataaatatcaatataattggattttaattcaatataatcaaaatataacaatttactCACATTGCAGGGTGGTGTACAAAATTAGCcatgaaatgttttaatcattacaatttaaaatctaaGTTTACTtctaataaatcatttaattcaattaaataatttaagttgTACATGGAAAGGTTGGGAATGCCTGTTTTTAGCCATTTAAACATGATGTTTGTTCTTGTCGTCAAATGTTCCAAAATAATGAATACAGTAGCTTACTTCACCATTTCTCAGGTTTGTTagtgtttaaatttttttgtggGTTTTCAACCCACTGTCCTGCAAAATTTAGCTACaaacctaattaaacacacctgtaACAGCTAATCGGTCTCCTCAAGACTACTTGAAAATAAACATGCAGTTGTGCTGAAGCCAGGTTGAAAATAAACTTTGCATGACAGTGTAAGGTTGAAGATCTCTGTTCTATAACAGGTGCAGGGTTGAAGATTTCTCCATTGTTTCCAGACTATGCGGAGCCTGATGTAGTTGCAGGTGGGCAGATGATGGGACTCACATTCCGACCCCCACTGGAAGAGGGCTACACCGTCCCCTACACCCTCAACCATTATGACACCCCTGGACAACTTCCCGAATACGCCGATCCCTTACCTGCCGAACCAGAATATGCAACTCCCTTCAGTGAAATGCCTACAGACTTAACACCGGTCAGCCGACAGAATCAACCTGTGTGTCGATCCGCACAGGGCACAAGAGCAGAGCTGATCCAACAACAATATGACTGCCCTGCACACAGAGTGATCTCAAACGGGTACTGTACTCCAGTCTCACCTAGCACTGGCCAACATAAGGCAAGCATGATCTACTTTGAGCCCCAGACAGTTGAACCACTATTGCATACCTACCACGAGCCACTTTGAGCAACATGGCTCCCCTACTGAAGCTAGTTTGTGCTGTTAAACTGCTGTTTACAACGTAACTTGTGTTAGATAGCATCAGCAATCAGCAGGTGACAGGAAATAGTTTTTTGGGTGGTTACAAAAATGTAGGATATGGGAGAAGTGGTTTTATAAGGAAAGCTGTATTGTTCAGGTGACCAGTGAACcggtgtatttgtatttaatgcaaATGTGGGTGTGTTTTATATCTGTAACTAATCTGAATAAACTCCATGAGGATGTGTGTCTGTGAGATTTGCAACCACTAAAGTATTCAAGAACCTTTACAAAATGTTTGTAAGTATAcaataaaattgacatttttatacCAAATCTGAAGTGTTGATACAATACCCTTCTATTGTTTTGCGTACGatcaaaactaatttaaaagcacattaataaaataatctctctctttctttctacatacacacacacagagaaaaaatgaaatcttcagaGGTTTTTCAGAaatacttcctttttttttttttttataaactttgcCTGCCACATAACGCCCATTTCCGTATCATATAAATCTGTAAGACAACTTTCTATTAACCAGAAAAACACAGACCCCTACCAGATTCAAACAGGAACTTTTTCTTCAGAAACCAACAGGTACAGGTCCGACATGTAAAACTTAAAGAATTGTGgatttaaatctgaatattaattataatttgatCTTTTCTCTGGTCAAATCTTTAAGGATCCTGGAGCAATGTCAGCTGTCGTGAATGGTACTGAGTGCCTGTACCGGTTTAAAATCGTCATGATAGGTGAAGGTTATGTGGGCAAGTCATGCATGCTGTATAGATACTTAAATGGCTTGTTTCCAGagcaaataaatgtaaacattggaGCGAGCTGCTGCGATCACATCCTAGAGGTGGAGCCTGGCGTGAGAGTACAGCTACAGATTTGGGATAGGAATGGGCATAAATCATTTTGGTAAGCAGTGAGAACTCTACTTTACTTTATTAGTTCAATAATGAAAGCTGTCATTCTCCAAAATGACGAGGTGGGGGGGGGTATTacaaaatctagtttaaaaaaaCTATGTACACttcaatttttttcattaataaaaaaataaaagactttaaTGCACACTGCTTGTATAACCTGATGAACTGTTATGTATCCAGGAATCGTCAGCTGATCCAGATTTACATTTGTCAGTCAGCTGGATGCCTGCTGGTGTTTGACCTGGGCAGTCGTGAGTCTTTTGAAGTCCTTAAGCATCGGTACACAGAGATGTGTAATGGAGCGTATACACACACTATGCTCTTTGTACTTGTGGGACACAAGTGTGATAGAAATGAGCGGGAAGTGAATCAAGAGGAGGTGGAACAGTTCGCAGGTGAATTGGGAGCACCATACATCGAGGCCTCGGCTGTCACGGGTCACAATGTGGCAGAAGTGTTTGAGCTCTTGACTCGGCGCATTTATCAGGGTTATCTGAGTGGAGAGGTGCGTTTACATGAAAGCTGGGGCAAGATCAatgataaaaaactaaacaaagatgAGTCAGCTGAAAACAGCAAATGCTGTGTCTCATAAAGTTAACATGAGACTGCATTTTTTCCATTGGTGGCCATTTAAAGGAGCCATACATtgtgacaaaataaaaacaaaccactataaatcacaaatatttcattatattaaagtAGATCTTGTGCCAgtgaaatctttattttaaatggacttgagtTTTGTAACTAACATctgttgtgatttaaaaaaatatatatattttttttcttctttttttgcttgAAAATAAACTTACAACAATTCCATACTTAATTTAACATGttgttaaaacattttgtttttgttaaagcaTTTTGTGATtatgttgtaattattattattattattatttatatatttgattttgcTTTTAGCTAGGCCTATATGATGAATGCAGTGTGATCAGCTTatatcatgttaaaaaaaacagaTGCTGCATTTGGAAACTTTGGAGTCTCAAGACAAAGTCTGTACTTCCCCTTATTGCCATTCAGAAAAATGCATGTCGAGTTTAGTGAAGGAAACGCTAAAATGCCTTTGACTAACACAATAATACTAAAGAAATTGTCTCTTTTCTCTGTAAACAAATAATGGACTTTTTCCAGTTCACTGTATCTCCACCCTTGGTGACCTGATCCAAATTACATTCAAGTAAACAGTGTACAAAGGCTTATCATTTACTTTTTATGCTTCTGGATCTATAAAATCTGATAAAAGCAAGAAAACAGTGTGGCTAGTATAACAGTTAACCCCATCCTGGAATCATTTGCAAACAAAGTGAAACATTCTATAAAAAGATATGAAGGATTTTTGTTGTCAAATGTCTGTAAAGCTTGTTATAGATAGTTATAAATTTGAACAATTACTGCTTTTAATGGATATGGCTGTGAACTTATTAACAggccaagcacacacacacacacgcacacacatacacacatacagtaaataatcCAGTAAATGCTTCTCACACAGAGATATACTGCTATCATGACACTGAACTTCTACCATCGTTCTCAGTTCAGAGGTTATTGAGAAATACGTCCCTTTCTTGTATAAACCCTTTCTCATAAATACCTCCAGTTTGCCCTGCAATGTGAATCCtataaacaggaaaagaaaaaaagcaaggcCGACACAATAACAACATTCAAAAAGGAAAAGCTTTCTATTCAGAAATGAAGAGGTACAGCTGATCAGTTTCAAACCTGAAGATTTATGTACTTCTTCATGATGTAATAtccttaaaatgtaaatgtggttCTCTGAATACCATACATGATTTATTTGGTTCTCTGTTCAGATCTCATCGAATACTGGAGTAGTAATACCCAGCAGTCATGAATTGCAGTTCCAGTGTTGTTGGAAATGGTGTTACCATTGATGTGGATCACATCCTAGAGATGGATCCTGGGGTGAGAGAGTACAAATCCAGATTGTGGATACACCCAGTCAGGAATGGATAGGGTAAGCAGAGAGAATATAGTACAACGTCTGCATGctcttcaaaatgtctttatcTTGATCTGAAAAATCTGTGCATTTTCCTTAACTTAATTTTGGAAAACATTacagttaaattacattttttgacaCTGGATACAGTAAAACTGGGCAATCAAGTCTGTTTTTAGGTTTCTTAGTTAACTTCCTGAAATCTATTTGCAACGTTTCCAAGTCTTTTGAAATCATAaagttttgtgtgaggaacagatttttttgtttgtttttttgccatgGTTAACTTGTATCAATTTTAGATCTTTAAACACTTAAAAGCACTTAATATCATGCACAATGCGATGGTTGTTCAAATTCATGAACTTTCCTTCTCAGGAATATTATGGACCAGATCTTCCCTTGCTTAATGCCTGCTGGTGTTTGACATGGTCTTTCAGCTACATTAAGTACTGCCATAGATTTGTGCAAGACTGTGAATCCATACACTGTGTTCTACTTACTTGTGGGATACAAGTGTatcaaaaaagagaaataataaggcAGTGATATAACAAATTTCTCTTGATGGGCATCATATATGTGCACAAGACAACCACTGAAAATCATGCTTTATGCTTTAAATATACCAGTAGTCTATTATTTGTTTGgttcattattagtttttttttatatatatatatagttttgctaATCTGGTAATGCTTTCAGCTACTATGATAAATTAAGGATTccaatttttataacatttaaatataaaaatgtctagCTTTTCATCAGAAGTTGTGAAAAAGACTTCCGGTTCTCAAATAAACTCTGCCTGTCAAATTAACTGTTCTTCTATTGTTAAAGTGAATGTAAGTTAATCAGCAGTACTGAATATCACTGATTGTCAGAACCAT includes these proteins:
- the LOC113059312 gene encoding discoidin, CUB and LCCL domain-containing protein 1-like isoform X3; amino-acid sequence: MHARYGALWDAMEFSRVWLILSIETLVLVCGQKGNGCGHTVLNPSSGTLTSLNFPGTYPNHTQCEWSLRVPKGQTLLLNLGDFDLERSQDCISGSLTITDTSGATVVGPLCGQLSSTGRNISVSTNEVTVRFISGTHRSGRGFVMSYSTNQQSELISCLDRGTHFSSQQISAFCPAGCKGVTGEIWGWHGQGYRDTSVLCKAAIHAGVISDSLGGMINVSLQRGITLYESNFSNGVLSKTGSLSDKRLIFHRDCDRELTVVAYNTSSVWEEVNRFGQRVLWSPGHGGSQWAASSGDQQPWMEIELWNKSSVIGIVTKGTPHYYIESYTLMFSKDRKNWKVYKVASSKDKKVFEAHSDGHVTVLNSLIPPVVARYLLLKPQRWHIRASALVQVLGCPSAPRSGDAGLNTGKPVVTETVPLDTLSTEGPVVTRSSGPSQAMILVAGMVLGAALCVGCLLAGLIWWRRKKTAQIKKCCVDQGCQGFHGKKLPCTNPELVSYPLVRNIHDALPNPPLNDYAEPDVVAGGQMMGLTFRPPLEEGYTVPYTLNHYDTPGQLPEYADPLPAEPEYATPFSEMPTDLTPVSRQNQPVCRSAQGTRAELIQQQYDCPAHRVISNGYCTPVSPSTGQHKASMIYFEPQTVEPLLHTYHEPL
- the LOC113059312 gene encoding discoidin, CUB and LCCL domain-containing protein 1-like isoform X4; translated protein: MHARYGALWDAMEFSRVWLILSIETLVLVCGQKGNGCGHTVLNPSSGTLTSLNFPGTYPNHTQCEWSLRVPKGQTLLLNLGDFDLERSQDCISGSLTITDTSGATVVGPLCGQLSSTGRNISVSTNEVTVRFISGTHRSGRGFVMSYSTNQQSELISCLDRGTHFSSQQISAFCPAGCKGVTGEIWGWHGQGYRDTSVLCKAAIHAGVISDSLGGMINVSLQRGITLYESNFSNGVLSKTGSLSDKRLIFHRDCDRELTVVAYNTSSVWEEVNRFGQRVLWSPGHGGSQWAASSGDQQPWMEIELWNKSSVIGIVTKGTPHYYIESYTLMFSKDRKNWKVYKVASSKDKKVFEAHSDGHVTVLNSLIPPVVARYLLLKPQRWHIRASALVQVLGCPSAPRSGDGLNTGKPVVTETVPLDTLSTEGPVVTRSSGPSQAMILVAGMVLGAALCVGCLLAGLIWWRRKKTAQIKKCCVDQGCQGFHGKKLPCTNPELVSYPLVRNIHDALPNPPLNDYAEPDVVAGGQMMGLTFRPPLEEGYTVPYTLNHYDTPGQLPEYADPLPAEPEYATPFSEMPTDLTPVSRQNQPVCRSAQGTRAELIQQQYDCPAHRVISNGYCTPVSPSTGQHKASMIYFEPQTVEPLLHTYHEPL
- the LOC113059312 gene encoding discoidin, CUB and LCCL domain-containing protein 1-like isoform X2; the encoded protein is MHARYGALWDAMEFSRVWLILSIETLVLVCGQKGNGCGHTVLNPSSGTLTSLNFPGTYPNHTQCEWSLRVPKGQTLLLNLGDFDLERSQDCISGSLTITDTSGATVVGPLCGQLSSTGRNISVSTNEVTVRFISGTHRSGRGFVMSYSTNQQSELISCLDRGTHFSSQQISAFCPAGCKGVTGEIWGWHGQGYRDTSVLCKAAIHAGVISDSLGGMINVSLQRGITLYESNFSNGVLSKTGSLSDKRLIFHRDCDRELTVVAYNTSSVWEEVNRFGQRVLWSPGHGGSQWAASSGDQQPWMEIELWNKSSVIGIVTKGTPHYYIESYTLMFSKDRKNWKVYKVASSKDKKVFEAHSDGHVTVLNSLIPPVVARYLLLKPQRWHIRASALVQVLGCPSAPRSGDGLNTGKPVVTETVPLDTLSTEGPVVTRSSGPSQAMILVAGMVLGAALCVGCLLAGLIWWRRKKTAQIKKCCVDQGCQGFHGKKLPCTNPELVSYPLVRNIHDALPNPPLNGAGLKISPLFPDYAEPDVVAGGQMMGLTFRPPLEEGYTVPYTLNHYDTPGQLPEYADPLPAEPEYATPFSEMPTDLTPVSRQNQPVCRSAQGTRAELIQQQYDCPAHRVISNGYCTPVSPSTGQHKASMIYFEPQTVEPLLHTYHEPL
- the LOC113059683 gene encoding ras-related protein Rab-39B-like produces the protein MSAVVNGTECLYRFKIVMIGEGYVGKSCMLYRYLNGLFPEQINVNIGASCCDHILEVEPGVRVQLQIWDRNGHKSFWNRQLIQIYICQSAGCLLVFDLGSRESFEVLKHRYTEMCNGAYTHTMLFVLVGHKCDRNEREVNQEEVEQFAGELGAPYIEASAVTGHNVAEVFELLTRRIYQGYLSGEVRLHESWGKINDKKLNKDESAENSKCCVS
- the LOC113059312 gene encoding discoidin, CUB and LCCL domain-containing protein 1-like isoform X1; translation: MHARYGALWDAMEFSRVWLILSIETLVLVCGQKGNGCGHTVLNPSSGTLTSLNFPGTYPNHTQCEWSLRVPKGQTLLLNLGDFDLERSQDCISGSLTITDTSGATVVGPLCGQLSSTGRNISVSTNEVTVRFISGTHRSGRGFVMSYSTNQQSELISCLDRGTHFSSQQISAFCPAGCKGVTGEIWGWHGQGYRDTSVLCKAAIHAGVISDSLGGMINVSLQRGITLYESNFSNGVLSKTGSLSDKRLIFHRDCDRELTVVAYNTSSVWEEVNRFGQRVLWSPGHGGSQWAASSGDQQPWMEIELWNKSSVIGIVTKGTPHYYIESYTLMFSKDRKNWKVYKVASSKDKKVFEAHSDGHVTVLNSLIPPVVARYLLLKPQRWHIRASALVQVLGCPSAPRSGDAGLNTGKPVVTETVPLDTLSTEGPVVTRSSGPSQAMILVAGMVLGAALCVGCLLAGLIWWRRKKTAQIKKCCVDQGCQGFHGKKLPCTNPELVSYPLVRNIHDALPNPPLNGAGLKISPLFPDYAEPDVVAGGQMMGLTFRPPLEEGYTVPYTLNHYDTPGQLPEYADPLPAEPEYATPFSEMPTDLTPVSRQNQPVCRSAQGTRAELIQQQYDCPAHRVISNGYCTPVSPSTGQHKASMIYFEPQTVEPLLHTYHEPL